Genomic segment of Kibdelosporangium phytohabitans:
GCGGAGCACCGGACTACGGCGGATGCCACGCAGGGCCGATCCGAGATGCGCCAACGCGTTCGACTCCAGCGGACCGTGCACCCGCGGTTCCCGGACCCGCAAGGCCATAAGCACGCACAGCACCTGCGGCACGACCGAAAGCACAACCACCGCACGCAGTGACCACGCTCCGGCGACCACGCCACCTATGGGTGCCGCCAGCGCGAGCGCGATCTGGAACATCGAGTTCACCCGGCCCGAATGCCGGGCGAACTCTTCCTCCCGCCCGGCTTCGAGCAACGTGTCGTAGAGCAGAGACTCGTTGTTGCCGCTCCACAGTGAGGTCGCCAATCCCTCCAGCACAACAGCTGCCAGGAGAACGCCGTAGCCCGAAGCGCCGGCGTACCCGAGATGGGCGGCCACCATGACGACGGCACCGGCGATCATCGTGCCGCGCCGCCCGAGGCGGTCGGAGAGCACACCGGTCGGGACTTCGAACGCTGCCGAAGCCAGCATCTTCACCGCCAGGAGGCTGGCGGCAGCGGTGTACGAGCCGGTGACTTGCGCGAAGTAGATGACCATGATCGGCCCGTACAAGCGGAAGTCGCCGAAGAAGTTGAACCAGCTCAGCAGGCGGACATTCCGGTCGACGGTCTGATCGGCCGGGTCCGGCGGAGCAGGCCGCCGGGACTTCCTGCCGGCGATCAGGCGTTGGACCAGGACACGTATGCGCAACGACGAAGAATGACGAGCGGACACAGCAGAACTCCCGGAAAGGCGATCGGAGACGCCAAACAGCGCCGAAGGACCGGTGACACCTGTCACCTCGCCCCCGGCGACCGGGATGTGTGCTGGATTTGCTGCTACACGCGCGTTACAAGCCCGCAGCCACGGTCACCAAGGGGCGAACGGAAGCTCCGGTCATCGTTGTGTGCATCAGCGCTCCTGCATTCCCAAGGCGGACGGGATTCCGCACCAGCGTCGACTCTAACGACCGAAGGACCTGCGTGTCCGCTGAATTTCACGGGCACAACAGCGGGTGACGGCGCCACCCGACTGCGCACAGGCAGGCCAGTTAAGTTCCTTTAAGGAACTTAAAGTGCTACTGTTCGCGGCGCCGCACAGAGCGACCTGAAAGGGACCCGATGAGCTTCGTCAAGCACTTCGACCACGTCGGCATCACCGTCGCCGACCTCGACGCCGCGACGGCGTTCTTCGTCAGCCTCGGCATGGAGGCCGACCAGAAGATGACGGTCGAAGGCGAGTTTCTGGACACGGTGATCGGCATGACCGATGCCCGCACCGAGATCGTGATGCTGCGCCCACCGGGCGGCGGCACGACGCTGGAGCTGTCCAGCTTCACGCGGCCCGACCACCTCCCAGGCTCACCGGCCGCACCGGCCAACGAACTCGGTCTGCGCAACATCGCCTTCGAGGTGACCGACTTGCAGGCCGCGGTCGACCACGCCGCAGCCGCCGGACACGGCCTGGTGGGAGCGATCGGGGAATACGAGGGCAGCTGGCGGATGGCGTACGTCCGCGGGCCTGAGGGAATCATCGTGTCACTGGCCGAGCGCATCGGGAATTGAGGAGACGTCATGAGCACACCGGTGACCGACGAGCAGATCCAGGCACTGGCCGCGACCGGGAAGCCCCTCAGCCTGGCCATCCTCCACTGGGGGCCGGAGCGGACAAGGGACGACGCGGACGCCATCGGACTCGAACACCAGCGGCGCATGGTTTCGCTGCGCGCCGACGGCGTGATCACAGTGCTGTGCCCGGTCTTGTCCGGCACTGTGTCGGGCGTCGTGATCATGACCGTGCCCGCCGAGCAAGCCGCGGAGATCATGGCCGGTGACCCTTGCGTACAAGCGGGGATGATGCGCTACGAGGTGCACCCGTGCCACGGCTTCCCCGGAGACGCCATTCCAGTCTGAGGTGTCCCGCCACCGGGAGCACCACGTCTTCGATCGAAGCGAGTTCCCCGGGCCGTGCGGATCTGAGCGCACGTGGAGTTCGCGCCTCGGAGCGTGGCGAGAGGGTTGATCGACGCCGGTCGGCTCACGTACCCGGCCGGGCAGGTTCTGGTTGTTTGTCGGTCATTTCCGCGATGACGGCGGGAAACGTGGCACGCAGGCGCGTGAGCAGGTTGATTGATGCCGGGGTGTGGTGGGTGCGCAAGGTTGCCGCGGCGGCACGGGCCAACGATTCGGCTTCCGATCGTTCGCCGGCGTGGTGGAGGGCCTCGGCGAGCATGGTTGCCGCGTCGGTTTCGTAGGCGGATCCGGTGCGGCGGAACCAGTCGAGCGCGGCACGGAAGTAGTCGATCGCCTTTCCGTACGCGCCGACAGCGAGGTGGGCCTCCCCCAGCTGGCCCTGGACCAACGCGGCTCCGAATCGGTCGCTCGCGGCGACGTGAATGCGTAGTGACTGCTGGTCGAGCGCGATCGCCTTGGCGTGGTCGCCCGCACGCAGGTGGCACATCGCCATGTGGTGCAGATCCAGCGCCTCACCTAGACGGTGACCGAGACGTTGGTGTGCCGCAAGCGATTGCTCGAGGTGACCGAGGGCTTCCTCGATACGGCCCAAGCGGTACAAGGCGCGGGCCATGCTCCCCAACGCGGCTGCCTGCCATGCCTCGTCACCGAGTTCCCGCGCCAGTTCCAGACCGCGCCGGAAGTTCTCCAGTGCCGCCGCGTGCTGACCCAGGTGCAGTTCGTTGTTGGCCAGGGTCATCACCACGAGCCTCTCACCGCGACGGTCCCCCGCGGCGCGTGCGGCCGACACGCCAAGACGGATCAGCCGCCGGTGGTCGGCCCACCGGGCCCTGCGTTCGCGGTACTCGGTCAAAGCCGCCACGATCGGCCACGCGTGTTCGGGCCGGTCGTGCGCCACAGCCAGCTCGACGACACTGGTCAACGTGTCGAACTCCTCGTCGAACCACGCCTGCGCGGTGGCTTCGGTGAGGAACTCCTCGGCGGTCACACCAGGAGCCAGTGGCGGTGCCTGCGGCACCCGCCGGTCTCCGATGCGGCGGGCAGCATTGTGGGAGCTGTGCAAACACCAGGACAGGACCCGCGCCAACGCGGCCGCGCGTTCCGGGTCGTTGGCGCACAGGTCGGCAGCCAACGCGTGCATCAAATCGTGGATCTCGAACCTGTCCACGTCGACTCGGCGCAGGTGGTGCGCGTCGACGAGGGTGCCGAGCAGGCGGCGGGCAGTTTCGATGTCGACAGCCGCCAACGCCGCCGCCGCCGGCACGGTGATGCGATTGGTCGGCCACGTGCCGAACAGCCGGAACAGCCGGGCCGCGGGGCCGGGAAGCGCGGCGTAGGCCGACACGAGCATGGCACGTACGTCGGTGGCGACGTCGTCGGAGACGTCGAAAGCGTTGAGGCGCCCGCGTTCGGCCGCGAGTTCGTCCAGCAGTCGCGCCGCGGGCGTACCGTCTGCCAGCCGGTGTCCCATGATCATCAGTGGCAGCGCGAGACCGCCGCAGCGGTCGGCGATCGAGGCCATCTCGTCCGGGTCGACGCCGCCGGCGAGCCGGGCGAGCAGTTCCACAGCCTCGTCGGTGCCGAACGGGGTGAGCGCGACCCGGACCGCGCCGTTGCGCACCGCGAGTCCGCGGAGCCGCTGGCGACTGGTCACGATCACGACGCCGACCGGTCCCGGCAGGAACGGGCGAACTTGGGCGGCATCCGCCGCGTTGTCGAGCACGATCAGCAACCGCTTGTCCGCTGTGACGCTGCGGAACAACGCAGCTCGCTCGTCGAGATCAGCCGGGATGCGCTCGGCCGGCTCGCCGAGCGCGCGGAGGAAGGCCCCGAGCGCGTTGTCGGGTGCGTGGCCGGGACCACGCAAGTCCACGAACAACTGTCCATCCGGGAACAGATCGGCGTGCTGGTGCGCCCAGTGCAGCACGAGGGAGGTCTTGCCGACCCCTCCCGGGCCGTCCACGGCGACCAGTGCCTCGCCGGGCAGATGTTTGTCCAGCAGGGCCAAGCGGTTCCGGCGCCCGATGAACCACGGCAGGTCCGCGGGAAGTTGCCGCGGCACAGCCCTCCTGGCAGGTGGACTCGGTACCTCGTCATTGAGTACCGCCTGGTGCGCCGCCCGTAGATCGCTTCCCGGGTCCACGCCCAGCTCCTCGGCGAGGCGGCCGGCGATCTCCCGGTAGGCGGACAGCGCCTCCGCCCGCCTGCCCGCTCCGTGCAGGGCACGGATCAGCTGCACCCAGAACCGCTCTCGCAAACTGGCTTCGGCGACCAGAATCCGCAGACGCGGGACCGCCTCGGTGTACCTGCCGAGCGTGAGTTCGAGTTCGGCGTGGCGCTCGGCGACCATCAGCCGCCGCTCCACGAGGCGCGGCAGGTCGTCGGCGTGCAGCACGTCGGAGACAACGTCCGGGCACGGTTCGCCGCGCCACAGATCGAGGGCCTCACGCAACATGTCGGCACAGGTCTGCTGGTCTGGCGCCTGCTCCGCGCCGGCAACCAGGTTCTCGAACCGCAGCAGGTCGAGTTGGTCGGCTGCCACGTTGAGCTGGTACCCACCCGGCACGGTTTGGATCAGCGCCCGGCCCGACCCCAGCGCCGCCCGCAACCGCGTCACGTACAGCTGGACCGCCTTCTGGGCAGCCGCCGGGGGCGATCCGTCCCACAGTCGGTCAACCAGGTACGGCATCGACACGGGCCGGTTCGCCGAGAGCAACAGCGTCACGAGCACCACCCGCAGCTTGGCCGTGCTCACTTCGACCGGCCCGTCGTCCCCGACCACCACCAGCGATCCGAGTACGGAGAACCTCACCTCGACAAGATAGAGGAGCTGCTCCTCCCACCGATCCGTATTTCTACTCAGGTGCAGTCCAGGGCTACTCAGGACGGTGCCCGACCGTTCCGCCGGGTGGTCAGCAGAGCGGCGTCGTCCGGTCGGGCACCTCTCCCTAGGGCTCCTTGCGGCGGCTGGGGAGGCTCACGGCAGGGGCCCTGGAGGGCTGGACACCACCCGGGACCAGAGGGGTGGTGTCCAGCGTTCTGGGTCAGCGACCGGGACTCGCCGCTGTACGCGCGTCGGGTAGTGGATGGGCAGGGATGGTGGTATCGGCCGAGGGGACAAGGCCGGACACCAGGTAGTCGGTGGCCAGTTGGTTGGCCGCCTGGTTCGGCGCTGCGGGTTGGTATGCGACGCCGTGGCGGTAGGAGCCGGCCTCGGTCACCAGAACGGAGCTGGGTAGCGCCTGGTGCAGCGCCAAGGCTCCCGCGTACGGCGTAGCGATGTCGCCGGTGGAGTTGAACATCAGGATCGGGGGCAAGTTGTCGCCGCGAACCGTCAGGTGCGGTTGGGCTGGGGTCGGCCAGGTGTAGCAGACTGAGAAGAATTGGACGTACCAAGCGAAGGGCGTCTGGCTCTGGAGCGCCTCGGCGTCGGCGACGACAGTGTTCTCGCGTCGTGGCCACGGAGCGTCGTTACAGGTGACGGCCGAGTACACCGAGTACTGGGTCTCGAAGCCGGTTCCCGGCGTGCGACGGTCGAACGTCCTCGCCTGCAGTCCGGCGTCGTCGGCGCGCACCGCGAAGTCCGCGAGCGCGTGTCCAAAGCCGACCCAGTCGTTCTCGTTGTACAGATTGTTGAAGCTCATGTCGAGGAACTCGTACGCGCCGAGCGCGCCGCGCGGCTGGGCACGCAGCGTCGCGAGCGCGCCGTCCCATCGGGCGCGAACGGCTGCCGCCGACGACCCCAGGCCGAACACGTCGTCGTGAGAGGCGATCCAGCCGAAGTAGTGCGACAATGCCGGGCCCGCGGCCGCCGCCTGGCTCAGGGTCCACCGGTAGGCGAAGTCCGGCGGCGTCGGGTTCACGTTGCTGTCCAGCACCATCCGGTCGACACGTGCCGGGTACAGCGAGGCGTAGGTGGCGCCGAGATAGGTGCCGTAGGAGTAGCCGACGAAGCTGATCTTCGGCACACCGAGGCGGGTACGCAGCGTGTCGATGTCCCTGGCGACGTTCCTGGTGGTCAGGTGCGGTGTCAGCTTGGCGCGGGCGTTCGTGTGGCAGGCCTGCGCGTACTGCGCGGACCGGTCGAAGTTCAGCCGTCGGTTGGCTGCCGGGTCCGGGTCGGGCATCGGCGGGCCCCAGAACTCGTCACCTTCGGCCAGGCACCGCATCGGTGTGCTGCGACCGGCGCCGCGGGGGTCGAACCCGATGATGTCGTAGGAATCGCGCACCGACGCGGGCAACCGCGCCGCCCACGACCCTGGCCCGTATGTGAGACCGGGGGCACCGGGACCACCGGGGTTGACCACGAGCACGCCGCGCCGCTTGGCCGGATCGGCAGCGGCGAGCCGTGACACCTGCACGGTCACGTTGCCCGTCGTCGGGTTCGAGTAGTCGATTGGCACCGTCAACTCGGCGCAGCGGATGTTCGGATAGGCCCCGTTGATCGGGGCCGGACACGCCCCGAAGGCGAGGTCCGACTGCCCTTGCGCGACGCCCGCGGACGTGAAAGCCGTCAGCACACCCGCCGCGACCGCGGTGACCGCACTGAGTGCGACCAGTTTTCTCACTGCATTCCCTCTGTTCCCCTGTTGTCAGGACTTGTCCGACAATCAGCCGACGGCGACCATGACTGGTTGCCTGGCCGCCCCGTCCCTCATGTGGATGACGTGACAGTGCCAGGGGGTGGATTCACCTGGGCTTCGTCTCGAATTCGCACCGCGGGCGGCATCACGGCGCCGGGTGGTGAGTCCGGCAGTCGCATCCGCGCAGGGCTGTCATCCGCGCCTGCCGGACATTGGGCAACGCATTCAGCCCAAGACAGGGAAGTTGCTGCGGATGGTGTTGTGCGGGTCGTTGCGGCGCTTGACGTCGCGCAGGCGGGCGACGGTGGCGGTGGTGAAGGCGTCGGCCACGGATTCGCTGGGATTCAGGAACGTCAACGGTTTGCGGCCACTGACGGGCAGGGCCTGGGCAAGGGTGCTTTGCGTGGCGGCGACGGCCTTGGCGGTCGCCGGGTTGGTGGGGATGCCGAACATGTAGAGGGCGTACGGCTCGGTGAGCGGGCCGTGCGGTGTGTCGGACTGGCGGGCGAACGCGCCGCCCAGATGCCGGATCTGGACGCTCAACAGCGGCGCGATCGGGTCGGCGATCAGTGTTTTGGCCGCGGCGTCGTCCAGTTCGGTCAGCAGTTCCGCTCGGGAGAGCCCCGGTCCCGGGTCGGTGGGTTCGGCGGTGATGGTGCCGAGTTCGGAGACCGGCATGACCCGCCTGCTGTCGGACAATGGCTGGGCAAGCCGGTCCAGCGGGCTGAGCAGATCGCGGGCCTCGCTTTCGCCGCCGAGGTAGGTGGTGTCGATGGCGACCATGGGGTCGGCACCGGGGAAGTGCAGCAGGTCCAGCCAGACGGTCAGTTCGTCGGGCGCGGTGGCGGTGATCTGCCGGTAGACGTCCATGACCTCGGGTGCGTGCTCGGCTCTCCACAGGATGCGACCGCCGTACAGGTGCGGCGCGGGGTGCAGGGCCAGTTCCACAGCGGTGACGATGGCGAAGTCCCCGCCGCCACCGCGCAGAGCCCAGAACAGCTCCGCGTCGGTCTCCGCCGTGACGTGCCGCTGCCGTCCTTCCGCGTCGACGATGTCGAACGCGGCCACGCTGTCGGCGACCCAGCCGTGAGCGCGGCCGAACCAGCTCAGCCCACCGCCCAGAGCGACGCCGGTGACGCTGACGACGGGGGAACTGCCAGGCAGGCCAGTCAGGCCGTGCGGGGCCACGGCAGCTTGCACCTGGCCCGACGGCACACCCGCGCCGACACGAGCCCGGCGACCGGCCGGATCGACCCGCAGGGTGTCCAGCTTCCCGGTGCGCAGCAGGATCGTGCCGTCGGTACGGCCGGTGGCGCCGTGTCCGTTGGGCTGGACGGCGACGCCAAGTCCGGCAGAGCGGGCGTGGCGGACGAGGGCGGCGACGTCGTCTGTTTTTGCCGGTCGTTTCTGGCTCCGGCGGTTCGGTCTGATCGGGCCCCGGTGGCGGTTGGCCCGGGGTGAGTTCTGAGTGTGTGTCCGAGGTCGTTCAACGAGTTTGGGCCCCACCCCTGGATGGGTGAAGTTCGTGACTGCCGCGTGGTGCGTGCCCAGTCGGAACGACGTGGACGTCTAAGTTGTCGCAGCCGGGTGTTCACGGGCCCCTCCGACAAGGTGGTCCGTGAGCAGCCGGCCCATCACATTTCAGGGTGCGCGTGCCGAAGGTCCTGCTCCTCGTCGAGGACAGGACCTTCGCTGTTGCTGGCTGGTTAGCTGCTGGTTGGCTCGATCAACGCGAGCCTGATGTCTTGTCCGGATCGACCGGTGGTTTGGATCCGGTGGCCGAGCTTGGTCAGCAGGTCGCGGAAGGTGCTGCAGCCGTAGCGGGCCTGGTCGAACGACGGGTCCAGCGCGACCATTTTGGCCTTGAGCTGGGAAGCCGTTGGTGACTTCGTGGGGATCTGTCGCATCGCGGTGACCAGCAGCGCCTCGGCGTCAGCAAGCCGGGAGCCGCGTTGCGCGGGAGGTGTCGGTGGTTCGGCTGGCGGGTCGACCCGGGCGACGATCGAGCCCCAGAGCTTGTATTCCGAACAGACTGAGACCAGGCGGACGCTGGCCGCGGTTTCCGCGCCAACGCCGATGACGTGCTTGCCGAACTCGCGCAGTTTGGTGACCAGTGGGGAGAAGTCGGAGTCGCCGGTGACCAGGACGAAGGCCTCGACGGTGGGGTGGGTGATCAGGGTTTCCATGGCGTCGACCGTCATGCGGATGTCGGCGCCGTTCTTGCGGGCCGGGCCGTGGCCGATCTGGACCAGGTCGACGCCGTTGCGTTCGAGCACGGCCTGGTAGCGGCCGAAGCGGGTGTCGGCCCAGTCGGCGTAGGCGCGGCGGGTGGTGGCGGCGCCGTAAGCCCGGCAGAGCCAGGTCACCGCCCGGTCGGGGATCGGTTCGGCCCGGTCGGGCAGGCTGGCGGTCGCGCCGAGCACAAGATTCTCGAAGTCCAAGAAGAGCCCGATCTGGTCGGCTCGTGCCCGCGGATCGTCGCGCCATTTCCCGAACATCCTGCGGTGTTGGGCTTCCGCGTCTCGGATCATCCGGACCGCTTCGTTGACCGGCTCGGTGCTGTCGTGCGGCGTGGGTGTCGCCAAGAGAATCCGTCTCGGGTCGGCGTGGGTGTGGGGCGGGCGTCAGCCGAGGAGGCGTTGCTGGGTGGCGCGCAGCCGGAACGAGTCGGTGCCGGTCTCGATGATGGTGCCGTTGAAGGTGAGCCGGTCGACGATGGCCGAGCAGAGTCGCTTGTCAGCGAAGGTCTGGTTCCATTCGGAAAATGGAGCGTTGGACGCGACAGCGATGGCGCTGCGTTCCTCCCTGTCGGTGAACACCTGGAACAGCAGTTTCGCGCCTGCCTTGTCCAGGTCGAGGTAGCCGAACTCGTCCAAACACAGCAGGTCCACTTTGGAGTAGCGGTTGAGGACCCGGGTGAGCTGGCGTTCGTCGGCGGCTTCGACGAGTTCGTTGACCAGGTTGGCGGTGGTTGTGTAGCGGACCCTCAGCCCGGCCTCGGCGATCGCGGTGCCGATACCGATCAGCAGGTGGGATTTGCCGGTGCCGGATTGGCCGATCAAGCAGAGCGGCTGCCCGGCGGTGACCCAGCCCGGCGCGGTCAGGGTGTGGATGACCTCGGGGACGACGTTCGGGTTGGCGGTGAAGTCGAAGTCGTCCAGCCGTTTCGCGCGGGGGAAGTGCGCTTCGCGGACCAGTCGGGTCTTGCGGCGCTCGTCGCGGTGCTCGCATTCGGCGTCCAGCAAGGTGAGCAGGAAGCCTTTGTAAGTGGCCTGCTCGCGCATGGCCGCGGCGGCCAGCTCCTCGAACCGGGCGCCGATCGTGGGCAGGCGCAGGGTGCGGCAGGCCTGGTCGATCACGGCGTCCAGGCTGTCGACGCCGGGCGCGGCCGCGGGGACGGTGTGGGTGGTGGTGACGCTGGCGGGGAGGGTGGCGGTCATGCCGTGGTGCCTTTCGTGCGGCGCAGCAGCTGGTCATAGATCGCCACCGACGGCAGCGGACTCGAGGACGCGGGCAGTTCGCGTTTGGTGTGCAGGGAGATCACCGATGCGCCCGATGGTTGCGGCGCGGGCGCTGGAGGCGCGTGCAGGCGCGGGTCGGGCATGTCGTCGGTAATCACCGGGATCACCACCGTGTCCAGGCCCAGATCGGCCAGGTCACGCTCGTCCAGCAGAGCGCGGCCGGCGTCGTGCGCGGCTTTGCGGGCCTCGATCGCGACCAGGTCCGGGCTGGTCGACCCGGCATGCAGCGTGGTCGTGATGCCCGCGATGACCGCCTCGGCGGGCAGCCTGCGGTGCAGCAACAGCACCTCGATCAGCGCCTTGGTGCCCTCGCCGTCACCGTGTGCGGCGCGGGCCGCGGACCAGAACGCCTCGTGGGTCGCGGTGAAGCTGCCCTCGGCGCGGGCGGTGGCCAACGCGGTCGACCCGGCCAGCGCGCCGGGCTTGCCCAGCAGGATCTCCAGGTAGTGATCGAGCTGGTCGTGCGACTCGCCGCGGCGAGTCATCCGGGCGTGCCGGGCGATCACGGTCGCCTTGTCGAACACGACGACGTCGTTGGCGCGCAGCGAGACCCGCACCCGGCGGCCGATGAACCTCGCCGGGACCGAGTAGTGCGACTGGCGCACGGTGATGCGCGCGTCCCGGCCGACCTTCGGGGTCAGCGTGGTGCCGGTGTCGAAGTCGTCGAACGGCAGCGGCGCCAGCAGATCGGCCTCGTAGGCGAAGTTGAACCCGACCGTGACCCGCTGGTTGTGCAGGACCCGGTTGTCCTCGGCCCGGTCGATCTCGGCGATCCGCTCGTTGAGCTCGGCCAGGCTCACGACGTCCGGGACCGGGACCAGGTGCGTGCGGCGGAACCGGCCGCCTTCCTGCTCGACGCCGCCTTTCTCGTGCGCGCCTTCTTTGCCGGGGATGCAGTAGAACGCGTCGAAACCGTAGTGGGACCTGAATTTCACCCAGTTCTGTGACTCGATCCGGTTGCGGCCGAAACACACCCGCTGGACGGCGGGTTTGAGGTTGTCGTAGCGGATGTGCCGGATCGGGATGCCGCCCAGCGCCCGGAAGGCCTCCACGTGGCCTTCCATGAATGCCTCCTGTCCTTCGGACAGGAACACCCGGTGCACCGCTTTGCCCGAATAGGACAGTCGCAGTGTGAACAGGTGGCACTTCATCACCTGGCCGGAGACCCGTACCCACACGTCGGCGAAGTCGACCTCGGCCTCCTCACCGGGCAGATGCTGCTGGGGCACCATCCCCTCCAGGTGGCGCTGCCGTTCCCGCAGCTCACCGACCAGTTCCGGGCGTCGCCGGGCGATGTAGGTGTAGACCGTGGTGCGGCCCGCCGCGGTGAACCCGTGCTCGCTGATCAGCCGCTGGTAGATCCGCGCGGAGGTGTGTTTCTGCTTGCGCGGCGCGGACAGATCCGCGATCAGCATCTCGTCGATCAACCCGTAGGCCGGTTCCAGCACCGAACGACGAGGGGGCGGCTTCTTACGCTCTTTGGGCACGGGGCTGGCCAGCGCTTCCCGCACCGTCCTGCGGTGCACCTGGTACCGCTCGGCCAGCGTCCGGACCGACACGTCCGGCTCCAGCCGCCGATCACGGCGTATGCGTTCGAACAGCTCGACACGCGACAACGACAACTCCGGCCTCCGACACGACCGCGTAGATGTGAGGCGCCCATCGTTGAGGTCCGAACGGGTGAGCGACGGTCCTTCACCCCATCGTGGGCGTGTCTACAAAGGACGAGGTGGGGCCAAAACTCGTTGAACGACGATCGGTGGGGCCGAAACTCACCGGACAACAGGGGCCAGAACTAACCGGCATAAACAGTCGTCGGCGTCGGCGGCCTCGACCACGGCCATCACCGACTGGTCCACGGCGAGGTTCCACGGGCGGCGAGCGGCGTCGAAGCCGGGGTCGTTCGGCAGCAGGACGTGGCCGCGGACGACAGAGCGCAGAGTGTTCATGATCTTTTCCTTTTCGGAGTCAGGCGGTGGGGGTGTGCCGGCGGCGGGCGGGGCTGAAGCCACGAGCGACCAGCGCGGTGAGGGCGATTCCCGCTGCCGCGACGAACACGGCTGTGCGTAGCCCCTCGGTGGTGGCGGCACGCAGGGCCGGGCCGGTCAGGCCGTTGGTGGAGGCGCCCGCGATGGCGACGAGGACGGCCAGGCCGACGGCACCGCCGATCTGCTGGGCGGTCGACGCGACCGCGGACGCAACTCCCTGCTGGTCGGCGGGGGTGGCGGCGGTGGCAGCGCCGAACATCAGCGTGTACCCCGCGCCTTGGCCGAGGCCCAGGATGACCAAGCCAGGCAACAGAGTCAGGTACGTGCCGTCGGTGGACAGGCTCACGCCCAGGATCAGCGTGCCGGCGCCGCCGACCACCAGGCTGACGATCATCGCGGTGCGGGTACCGCGAGTGGTAGCCAGCCGCCCGCCCAGCTGGGACCCGGCGACGATGGCGGCCATCGGCACCAGGAAGGCGAGGCCGGTATGCAGAGCGTCGTAGCCGTGGACCGTCTGGAAGTAGACGGTCAGGAAGTACAACAGCGTGCCGAACGTCCCCATGTACAGGAACGTGACCAGCACACCGGTACCCAGCTCCCGGCCGCGCAACATTCGCAGGGGCAGCAGGGGATCAGCGCTGCGAGCCTCGATGAACGCGAACGCCACCAGTAGCAACACGCCGACCGCCGCCGCGGCCAACACCGGCGGCGCTGTCCAGCCGGACTCGGGTGCCTGCACGAGCGTGAACACCAGCAGCGCTGTTGCGGCGGTCGAGGTGAGCGCCCCGGCCACATCGAACCGGCGGACAGTCCTGCGTGCGGTGCGGCGTGGGATCAGCGGCAGGGCCAACAGGGCGGCGGCACCGGCGAGCGGCACGTTGACGAAGAAGACCGCGGTCCAGCCGAACGCGTCCGTCAACACCCCGCCGAGCAGCGAACCGAGGATCATGCCGCTGCCACCGGCCGTGCCCCAGACCGCGAACGCGCGGTTGCGTCGGCGGCCTTCGGCGAACCCGGTCGAGACCAGCGTCAGTGTCGCGGGGAACAGCAACGCGCCGCCAAGTCCCTGTGCCGCGCGTGCCGCCACCAGGGGCAGGGGCGCCGTGGCCAGCCCGCCGGCCAGCGACGACACCGCGTACACCGCGAGCCCCAGCACGAACATCTGACGCGGGCCGAACAGGTCCACGGCCCGTCCGCCCAGCAGCAGGAACCCGCCGAACGCGACCGCGTAGGCACTGACCACCCACTGCAGCGTCTGTGCCGAGAACCCGAGCGTCGAACCGATCTCCGGCAGTGCCA
This window contains:
- a CDS encoding NYN domain-containing protein, which codes for MATPTPHDSTEPVNEAVRMIRDAEAQHRRMFGKWRDDPRARADQIGLFLDFENLVLGATASLPDRAEPIPDRAVTWLCRAYGAATTRRAYADWADTRFGRYQAVLERNGVDLVQIGHGPARKNGADIRMTVDAMETLITHPTVEAFVLVTGDSDFSPLVTKLREFGKHVIGVGAETAASVRLVSVCSEYKLWGSIVARVDPPAEPPTPPAQRGSRLADAEALLVTAMRQIPTKSPTASQLKAKMVALDPSFDQARYGCSTFRDLLTKLGHRIQTTGRSGQDIRLALIEPTSS
- the istB gene encoding IS21-like element helper ATPase IstB — encoded protein: MTATLPASVTTTHTVPAAAPGVDSLDAVIDQACRTLRLPTIGARFEELAAAAMREQATYKGFLLTLLDAECEHRDERRKTRLVREAHFPRAKRLDDFDFTANPNVVPEVIHTLTAPGWVTAGQPLCLIGQSGTGKSHLLIGIGTAIAEAGLRVRYTTTANLVNELVEAADERQLTRVLNRYSKVDLLCLDEFGYLDLDKAGAKLLFQVFTDREERSAIAVASNAPFSEWNQTFADKRLCSAIVDRLTFNGTIIETGTDSFRLRATQQRLLG
- the istA gene encoding IS21 family transposase, whose product is MSRVELFERIRRDRRLEPDVSVRTLAERYQVHRRTVREALASPVPKERKKPPPRRSVLEPAYGLIDEMLIADLSAPRKQKHTSARIYQRLISEHGFTAAGRTTVYTYIARRRPELVGELRERQRHLEGMVPQQHLPGEEAEVDFADVWVRVSGQVMKCHLFTLRLSYSGKAVHRVFLSEGQEAFMEGHVEAFRALGGIPIRHIRYDNLKPAVQRVCFGRNRIESQNWVKFRSHYGFDAFYCIPGKEGAHEKGGVEQEGGRFRRTHLVPVPDVVSLAELNERIAEIDRAEDNRVLHNQRVTVGFNFAYEADLLAPLPFDDFDTGTTLTPKVGRDARITVRQSHYSVPARFIGRRVRVSLRANDVVVFDKATVIARHARMTRRGESHDQLDHYLEILLGKPGALAGSTALATARAEGSFTATHEAFWSAARAAHGDGEGTKALIEVLLLHRRLPAEAVIAGITTTLHAGSTSPDLVAIEARKAAHDAGRALLDERDLADLGLDTVVIPVITDDMPDPRLHAPPAPAPQPSGASVISLHTKRELPASSSPLPSVAIYDQLLRRTKGTTA
- a CDS encoding MFS transporter, which encodes MTNQNTAARSAPSDRRAGPATTLRRPAAALALLAFAQLIISLDYNIVYVALPEIGSTLGFSAQTLQWVVSAYAVAFGGFLLLGGRAVDLFGPRQMFVLGLAVYAVSSLAGGLATAPLPLVAARAAQGLGGALLFPATLTLVSTGFAEGRRRNRAFAVWGTAGGSGMILGSLLGGVLTDAFGWTAVFFVNVPLAGAAALLALPLIPRRTARRTVRRFDVAGALTSTAATALLVFTLVQAPESGWTAPPVLAAAAVGVLLLVAFAFIEARSADPLLPLRMLRGRELGTGVLVTFLYMGTFGTLLYFLTVYFQTVHGYDALHTGLAFLVPMAAIVAGSQLGGRLATTRGTRTAMIVSLVVGGAGTLILGVSLSTDGTYLTLLPGLVILGLGQGAGYTLMFGAATAATPADQQGVASAVASTAQQIGGAVGLAVLVAIAGASTNGLTGPALRAATTEGLRTAVFVAAAGIALTALVARGFSPARRRHTPTA